In Miscanthus floridulus cultivar M001 chromosome 8, ASM1932011v1, whole genome shotgun sequence, the sequence AACTCATGCCAAAAGTTGCTATTAAAGATCTTATCCCGATCTGAGATGATGGCTTGGGGAAGACCATGCAGTTTATACACTTGCGAGACAAATAGCTTAGCAACAGATGCAGCAGTAAatggatgcttgagggctagaAAATGAGAGTACTTGGAGAACAAATCGACCACCACTAAGATGCAGTTGAAGCCGCCGAAAGAAGGAAGCCTTTCGATAAAGTCCATAGAGATGACTGACCAAGCACCCTCAGGAATTGGAAGAGGTTGCAACAGACCTGGAAGTTTGGCTCGGTCTGACTTGGCCTGTTGACAGACAGTGCAAGCCGCTATAAAAGCCTGGATAGCTTATTTCATTCCTTGCCAAGCAAAGAGTTGCTTGAGACGGCGATAAGTAACAGCGACACCGGAATGTCCCCCAATAGCTGTGGAATGCACTGCTACCATCAATTTAGCTTGCAGATCCTTGTGGTGACCCACCCAAACTCGATTGTGATAACGGAGTAAGCCATCCCTCAAAGTGAAACTCGGCACTCCATCAGGTGTAACGGAGAGCTTAGTAAGGAGTTCTTGAGCACGGGCATCCTGTGCATATGATGAAAACATGTCCGCAAGCCACTGTGGTTGACATACTGAAACCGTAGCCAGCTGACCAGAGGAAACATGAGACAAGGCGTCGGCCACTCCATTGTCAACACCCTTGCGATATACAATCTTGTACCGAAGGCCAACCAGTTTAGCAAACACATTCTGTTGCCAAGGAGTGTGCAAGCGTTGCTCGGTGAGTTGCACAAGACTGCGATGATCCGTAACTATCTGGAACTCAGCATGTTGAAGGTAACTGCGCCACTGCTCTAATGCCATTAGAATGGCCATATACTCCTTATCGTAAGTGGACAAACCCCATGAACGAGGGCCCAAAGCTCTGCTCAAATAGGCCAATGGGTGACCACCCTGCATCAGCACTGCTCCAATACCAGTACCACTTGCATCAGTTTCAACAGAAAATGGCTTACTAAAGTCCGGAAGGGCCAGCACGGGAGCTGAGGTAAGTGCCTGTTTGAGAGCCAAAAAGGCCTGCTCCTACAACTCTGTCCAGACAAAAATGGCTCCCTTGCGTAATAGCTCAGTCAAAGGACGCGAGATAATGCTGAAATTCCAGACAAAACGCCTGTAATACCCCGCAAGACCCAAAAAACTACGCAGCTCCTTCACTGTCTAGGGAGACGGCCACTAGAGCACTGCTTGAATCTTCTCCGGGTCAGTGGTAACACCTTCAGCCAAAATGATATGACCAAGATAACGTAACTGGCGCTGAGCAAAGTGACATTTGGACATCTTGACCTGCCACTGATCACGCTGCAGTAATTCGAGCACCTGACGAATGTGCTCTATATGTTCTTCATAAGTATGGCTGAAAATGAGGATATCATCAAAGAACACCAACACACACTTGCGCAAGAGGGACCGAAGAGTGGTATTCATTGCTTTCAAGAAAGTAGCTGGAGCTCTAGTGAGACCGAAGGCCATAACACAAAATTCATAATGGCCCGAATGAGTTTGAAAGGCCGTCTTAAATTCCTCACCAGTTTTCAAATGGATCTGGTGGTATCCAGCAGTGAGATCCAGACAAGAAAACCAAGAAGCATTCGTCAACTCATCCAGTAGCTCCTCAATAATAGGTACCGGATACTTACCTTTGACAGTCAAGGCATTCAACTGTCAGAAATCAACGCAAAAGCGGAAGGTACCATCCTTTTTCTTGACGAGCAACACTAATGAAGAAAAGGGACTATTACTGTGTTGAATGGTTTCGAATTGCAGCATCTCTGAAATCTATCGCTCGATCTCATCCTTGACAGCTGGAGGGTAGCGATACGGATGGACCGAAAATGGACTGGCTCCCGGTAGCAAAGGAATGGTATGATCACAATCACGGGCTGGAGGATAACCTGAAGGAGGGGCAAAGATTGACTGAAATTCAGCTAAGAGTGCTGAGATCTCTGGTGGTACTACTCCAGGATCAGCAACTAAATCATCTGATAACACTGCTGATACCTGCACCACCGAACCTGGTGGCAGAGCTGAAAGAGAACCCTGCAAGAAGCATTGCTGTTGACCTTGTGTAATAAGCAGCCACTTGTGTTGCCAATCAATGTGCATTGGACTATAAGAAGCCAACCAATCCATGCCAACAATGAGGTCATAAGAAGACAGCGGCAACACCTTAGCTGGAGAGACAAAATCATGAGACTGAACATGCCAAACTAGGTTCTCAAATTGATTGGAGCAAAGCAACTGGGAACCATCAGCCACCATGACCTTGAGTGGAGGTGAAAGCACCGACTGACCTTGCAACTGAACAGCAAGAGTAGCACTGACAAAGGTGTGAGTACTGCCAGAATCAATGAGGATGCAAACTGGATGACCCTGAATGTGCCCCATGAACTGAATAGATGTGACAGAAGGTGGACCACCAGAAGCAGCCATAGATATAGCCACACACACTTGAGCTTCCGTAGTTTCAGCTTCCAAGTAGACATCATAGCCATCCTCCCGATAGTCCCCAGAGAAACAGACCTCCCACAGCTCTTGCAAAGCATGCAATTGGATTGCTTCCGGACAGCGATGATCACGGGCCCACTTCTCGCCACACCAGAAACAGAGACCACGAGCGCACCGATAATCACGCAACATAGAGAGCTTGTCATCCATACCACAAGCACGATGCTCTGGAAGCTGATGTGGTGGCACGGGCTTATCTTGATGGTCCAAACGTGGCGGCGGATTCAGCAGCGGCAGAGGTGGACCGCACACCGGAGCCTTTGCAAAGGTAAATGGTTCAGGGCGCCGAAGCTCCTTCGTAAGCACAGGATCCACCAATTCCTCCTGCAACAGAGCAAGGACACAGGTAGTATCCAAATTCTGGGGACGTTGCATATGAACAGCAGCACGAATGTCGACACGCAATCCATCGACAAAACGCATAGCATAGTAAATTGGATCGGATTTATGGCCATAAGCAAGTAACTGATCTACCAACCTAGTGAATTTGTCAATATAGTCTTGGACTGTGGCTGACTGGTGGATGTGAAAGAGTTGACAAACTAGCAGTTCATGCTGATCTTTACCAAAGCAGTTCATGACCAGCTCCTGAAACTGCTCCCATCCCCCTGAATGAACCTGCTCCTCCACCGATTGCAACCAACACGCCACGGCGCCAGACAGGTGCATGGTGGCCACCTTGACCCAACGGTGGCGTGGAACAAAGTACATCTCAAAATAATCTAAGCAACGCCCGAGCCACAACTTTGGGTTGGAACCATCAAATGGGGGAAAATTGATTTTAGGTAGATGAAAATTGCCCCCATCCCCATCCTTATGACCACGATGCCCCTGAGACCCATGTATCCCTCCCGAACCGCCCTGAGTGCCAGCAACGAGAGCCGAACTCGAATAGGATCGATACAGCTTGGGTTTGGAATCgggatcaggtggtatgaacgtACCCTTGACCGGGGATTGAGCATAAGACTCAAATCCCCGGTGACTTGATTCCTCGTGGGGCCCTAACGGGCGGAAGTGAGTCCAGCCAGCGGGAATCCACGCCGGAGACTCCTTGGGATGCTGCAGCACGCCGGTCGGCGCGGCCTACGTGGCGCCGAGGACGGAGCGGCTCACTGACTTGCGCAGCGCTGTCATCTCCTCCCGTAGCAGCTCCACCCTCTCCTCCGTCTTCCTGAAGGCCCCAATCTTCGTGCGCAGTTCCGCCACAGAGGCATCCATCATCGGCTTCCAGGCGTCGAGCACCTTCGCGGCGTCCTCCAAGGAACCGACGCGGGCACCGATGGAGTGCTCGACTGCATCGATGCGATTTGTGAGGTTGGTTTGCACAGACTTGAGCTCATCAAGAATGAGTTTGGTGTTGAGATCCATGGCACCGAGCTGCTTGCGGAATCGGGGGAAATGCTCATGGTCGATTTGGTGGGGCTCCAGGGTGAATCGATTTCCGGTGGTTGACTCCTACACCGAGCGGATCAGCCTCGGCACGGACCTACGGGTTCATCACTCGTTGCCGCAGCACCGAGGACGATCAACCAGCCATCGGGGGTTACGATCTAGATCAAGGCAGAGGAAAATAAAAATCGGTCGAGAATCGAGGGCTCTGAGTACCAATTTGTTACGAACCAACGAGTTCTTCCGATTGAGACAAGTAGCAGTTGATTGGTAAGGGGGCGAAAGGAGAGCAAGCAAGGAGGAAGGTTCAGAAGAGGGCCGAAGGAATGAGTTGATGGATACAATTTCTGATACCTCTCCCCTCTAACCTATTACACATATATCCGGTCCATATATCCGATCACCGCTTCACGCCGTCGCCCACTCATCCCCGTTGGTGCACGTGCTCGGCACCCTTGCTCTGCTGGAGCGCCTCAGGTGTGGCCCAGGCCCCTGTGCTGCTGCCTCCTCTTTAGAAGCCGGCCCAGGCCCATGTGCTGCTggagacttgtgtgggtctgcaTCATGGGCCGTGACAGATACCATCCTCGATGACAGGTGATCGATCACCGTAGCCTACTGCACATACTAGTACGGTACGGTGTACTACGGGCTACGCAGACCGATGATGCATACAGTAGTTCTCTACAGGAATGTCCAGCAGATGCTACCATCGCCACTGCATCGCTGAGCGAGAATTTGCATTGCAATCTCACCGCAAAACGGATCAATATAACTGCATACAGCGGTGGATTCAGAAAAAAAATTTAAGAGGCTGAACAACAATATCTCCAATTGCTGCTCGATCGTAAGTTTTAGTCatacctacactatagaactttgcctaaaaattcatagagACTCCAGAGTGTTCCACTGCTCCGGTATGAGGGTATGAGTAGGGAGGCCCTGAGTGCATGTGAATTCTTGATGGGGAAAGCCGTAAAAAAGGAGGAGCCTAAATGCTTTCTTCTCGCATAAACGGGGCCGTTGACCCGTGGTCCATTGAGAGTTGAGATCCCATCTGTCGAGCGTGTGCCGAACTGTGCAAGGTGACCTCAGACAACAAGGAATGGGGTTGGAGCAAATTTTGCCCGAAGGCAAGCGGGAATGGAGAAGCTTTTGGCGTGCTAGCGAGCAATGGGATATCGTTACAAATTAAAAGTGAGCGGGGCCGGTCGCCGCCGCTGATTCTTTTTTATGACCTTCCACGTCGGAGTGTGGAAGGGCCTGATCGTGGTGACCACCATTCACGCACTGACCTGCATATACAAATACCAGCTGCAAGAGAGAGGTTACTAGTGTGCTGTTGAAGTCATGTTTCTCCATTGCTAGTGTCCTTTTATCGGTGagaaaagtgaccaataagtaaatatttatcgttttgtcgtacgttgtgatcggatgtggcctagcactcaatgacacagggtttatactggttcaggcaacgtgccctatgttcagtttgagtcgatcggtgactttattcctgagcccaggtgttcaaagtttgctatgggattacaaacgagtgggaataagatgggagtgttagaggtccggtcggactctggactgaagggccgagagtgacgggagctcctacgtgcgctaagtattgaaaCATATACTCTGTGTatctttagagttctagagccgtgaagagttcgagtgctcagaatgtctaaagctagcagagagagtCAGAATCATCCttgttaggagagagcgcattcccttttatagatgaaggagacgaCCTTACAAGTTTGAGAGAGAGAGTGTATGcgccctagtcttgttgcccacaccatcgggtacaagacagtTTATCGGCGctcacaatactgttgacgcctagatgcatgtggtaggctccatcgtgttcttctggtatgtcaaatgttggcgcctaccatactgtaggacaaatatcggcgcctacaacactgtttgtgttctgacatgtctgcaaggctgcaaagcacccttctagcatagcctgatagtactgtcctgcaggtgtgcagagtacactcctcggtattgcggtttgacttgagcgtcttacctTATCCGCTTCGCCTGTTTCTTGgatcctcaccgagcgggcgtccccggttggtTGTTCCTAGTCGGTTCTgaccgcgccggtcggagaagagctataagcaaagGTTCGGCGTATTCCCGATCGGAGAAGCGgatcagagtcagaagcgagcgtcgtcccctccacaacaggcctttcggtcagaaaagtgggtcagagtcggaagcgagcgtcgtcccctccttagccaggccttccgatcggagactagatcgctcttttggcctatcgttaggtatctaggctggcccaggagttgcgcatcgTTTGTAATATCATCTGCTGGGCTGAGATTTTACTGCAAagcgggcccattagggacctcgggtttatgaacccgacaggagcccccgagcccttaggtaattcgggtagaatcgtctaggggattttttattttatcagtgggtgcgcgcgagcacacccggtgggtgtagcctctgagccctcgggcgattcgggtagaatcgtctgagggatttttgacttgccagcgggtgcgcgcgatagcacccggtgggtgtagccctcgagcctgcgTCCAACTGGTGAGTTAGTTGGAGGCTgagtatcttggtactctttcctagggccgCAGACTCTTGTGTTTCTGTCGGCAGGGGTGTTCGCCCGTGTTTGTCCCGCCCGCGACCTACGCTGCCGGTTGGTTTCCCGACTCAGCGTCGGGTGacccgagcccctgagccccgttgggtttggtaggggttggtaTAGTTCCATGCGTTACCCTGTTCGTgatttccgcaaccggagggctgagctaacgtcacttgccttgatggctcgagggacgcgctcggtgagctcactaacgggtgcgttcgagtgaaatctaggtccatcattcgtaattgggtcgacatagccctcatgtggcattctactactccttaacccgcctcctagcAGATGCCTGTGTCATTCTGGAgattgactcaggtggcccactggcctccctggatggagattttgtgagcatggctcaaggttaggatcgaacgagaaggtcgagatgaccctgtctgcttttgaGCATACCAGGTGAGGGCTGCTAGAGCTCATccgcattttctcccctagctctatttgatgtgaggcggcctcaagcccttcgcgggccagccttcgaaccctggtcggtcgttgctcatgttaaaTGAGGCAACTTcagcttcgtgacgcaacacgaagcgtcgtgatgcattaattgcatatgtgatgctttggatgtatgggatgaatgaatgattgtatgaatgaatgtgtgaatgtgtgtatgagaaaggatgaatgaatgatcatgcatcagaaaaataaaataagaaggtttggtaaagttaccttgatgacttgagtgatgggtttgagaagctcttatcggatatgtccgaatgggatccatgtccatcattcatgacggagtcaacgtaacccacatggggcatcccactaccccttacctatctctcgataGTCgtctgagccattcgatcgactcaggtagcccgttggtctctcctcgatggagatcctatcagtgggcccttccaaaccatGCTTGGGAAGGCAGAGGGTCATTTGCATGTGATTGCACCTTGTTTTCCTCCGCctgggttgtggtagtggtgtgcccaacccaggccatgtcccatttTAATCGGGTGATGTTTCGTTGGGCATGGtgcatcccatcagtcaggatGCGTCCCATCATATGCCTATTCatatttaaataggggaagggagagggttttcatcctattccttcgcctttctccatctgctgcctctcctccttcttccttcttcccaAGCGCATTCGTACGCCACGGCATtttctgagagagagagagagaggttaaagcgagggagaggagaactcatagatccgttcATGAGTTTGGAGCACGATGCCAAactagaggccatccaatgtagatgaggcgGTGCTGGCTGCCTTCGTCGAGAAGGGGCAGTTCCTGCCGAAAGAGGTGGTGCAATGGAGGGCTCCTACGCTAGAGGAGGCTATTCTGTGACCTTAGGCCgacgaggttgtctccttccttacCTTCCATAAGCGTAGGCTAGGATATCCCATGCACTGGTTCTTGCATGGGCTCCTCAACAAGTAGGGcctagagctacaacacctcaatcaGACTGGGGTGTTGCACATTACCAgcttcgtcaccgtctgcgaggccttcctcgggatggagccgcacgtggacctctttCGATGAATCTTCACCGGGTgagccttgtcagaggggaagccacccaggaCCGCGCCGGTTGGGGGCTTCACtgtgtagaagaagccgaggctATCGGGCTCCTACCCCGCGTACTCCCTCTGTGACTCCAAtcgagggtggcatggggagtggttgtACATCAGGAACCCAGCAGAGGCACCGTTCTCACCGTTCATCGGAAGAAGACCGAAGAGGCAAGAGAGCTGGTCGTGGGGGCCCTCTAGTCGGTAGAATAAGCTAGAGGTCATCGAGGCAGAGCTCCAAAAGCTAGTGCAGTATGGCCTCGACGGGctatgggtgttccacaccttctttcgCCGTCGAGTCGCCCCGCTGGCCGAGAGGAGGCGACTAATGTGGGCCTACTTCGGCCCAACGAATCCCAACAACACATCACCTgaggagttggcgaaggacgAAGTCTGGAGTTAGCTTGATCGGGTGCTACAACTGAGGGACAAAGAGTCCCTTGAAGGAAAGTCTGGACCTCTTCATGCCGTGAAGCTGTCCAAtttggtatgctcccctcttctCATTCTGTTTCCTTTTCCCTTTTTGCTCTCCTATATTTTGACTTCGAGTCATCCATTTCGTAGGGACTTGTGGGTTACAAGTCCTGGCCACATCTTCCGAGGGGATCGGAGGGCGTAGCTTGGCAAGCCGCTCTGAAAGAGTAGCggttgccaaaaagaagaagagagctgagaaggcccgaaggaggcatgagaaggagaaggagatcgcccagTGGGTGTAGGCCAGTGAAGACTAGAGCGACGTGGAGGCGGAGCTTGAGTCGAAGGAGCCCACGAAGATGGGTGGCGATGCGAGCACCTCCGAGGATGACGGAGACAGGGGTGTCATCGCGACCTCGATGGAGCATCGTGCGTTTGTGGCCATGTCCATCGGTGGTGGGTGGGATACGAAGAGGCACAGTGATGTTCCCTCATCAAGGAAGCACGCCACAAGCTCGGACGCCGCCGTCAAGTGAGAGGCGAAACGGGCATGGTCGCCGCGCCCTTCGGAGGCCTCGTTGGCTTCGCTCCCCTTGCTCCAAGCATGGTGGGGCACACATGGCTGATCGGAGGAGAGTGCTCATACCCCTACATCTTCAGGTTAGTGCGTGCGAGCGACCCACAATGGGGAGATGCCTAGTCAGTTGCCCCAGCGGCTGCGCCACGAGCCGGCGGTCGTAGCGACTCATGGGCCAATCTAGAACCGGCCAGGTCGGCTCCTCCCTTGGTCTATGTGAGGGGGTGCGAGTCATGATCTGTGAGCAGTCCTCGTCCAGCAGGCTCGTTGCCAGTGGGTCATGGCTTTAGGGCCCTACCGCTTTTGTCTAGGTATGCATCCACGTTCCTTTTTGATCTCACAGTTGAGTTTTTTTAGCACGATTGACCTGTACTTATTTGACAGTGGCCAGGGATTGATGGGTCTGGGCATCACCCCGCCTCCCATGcgggaggattggaggcccagCCTGCAGCAAGTCGCGATGAGAGACGGAGAAAGCAGACTAGAGGCAATgcgaccttcccttctaggggttgtGTCCTCCTAGCTAGTTGCGAGTACGGCGGCGATGGCGGTGGTGCTAGCGGCGATCCCCATGGCGATGGCGGAGGTtaggtcagaggtgacccttgcgatcCCTCCCCCAACGGCcatggtggaagagaggagggagaccgggctccctgcctcgcctggTGGAGGAACACACGGCTCGCCCTCCTAGTCGGAGCTGGACAGGTCTGAAGGAGACGTGGTTAGGctatgtagtttctataaaattcctgtaatataaatgcacatcatatatattcagtgatcattaaaaataggggttatgcactggggcttgccttgggcaggcgacgggtcagtaaggttAGCACCAAAcagctctagggctccctcctgcgcgaggatctcctcctcatactcctcaatgactttgTTGTACTCCTATTCATCAACGGGCACGaattctaccagctcgtgatctacatgcatgaaatgatgatgcaatacttaataATCCAGCAATAGCAGCACTTAAAATAAAGTAATTCTGTCTAACTACTATGCTAGAGCTACCGACCAcggtactaagttatctattgctaccaataacaagtatgaagtatggcattcattattatagcaactacagatatccttactcctaatgttgatttatgttatatacgataaagcaaggataatagctactctacttatcaacctactctagggctacaaaatttacacataataatctagtgagcctactgtaaattTTAATAGCCAtctctatcaccaatctaccacagaaattcctacaattattattCCACATAATATTACgctctctagtttgaatttatgaccgCATCATTGTCgcagctaactgtaatctaactatactaacaaatagatggtatttttgcaaatctaacaaaattagtctcactatttttagataactacacaatttac encodes:
- the LOC136470638 gene encoding uncharacterized protein, which translates into the protein MHLSGAVACWLQSVEEQVHSGGWEQFQELVMNCFGKDQHELLVCQLFHIHQSATVQDYIDKFTRLVDQLLAYGHKSDPIYYAMRFVDGLRVDIRAAVHMQRPQNLDTTCVLALLQEELVDPVLTKELRRPEPFTFAKAPVCGPPLPLLNPPPRLDHQDKPVPPHQLPEHRACGMDDKLSMLRDYRCARGLCFWCGEKWARDHRCPEAIQLHALQELWEVCFSGDYREDGYDVYLEAETTEAQVCVAISMAASGGPPSVTSIQFMGHIQGHPVCILIDSGSTHTFVSATLAVQLQGQSVLSPPLKVMVADGSQLLCSNQFENLVWHVQSHDFVSPAKVLPLSSYDLIVGMDWLASYSPMHIDWQHKWLLITQGQQQCFLQGSLSALPPGSVVQVSAVLSDDLVADPGVVPPEISALLAEFQSIFAPPSGYPPARDCDHTIPLLPGASPFSVHPYRYPPAVKDEIER